In bacterium, a single genomic region encodes these proteins:
- the infC gene encoding translation initiation factor IF-3 has protein sequence MAKESRINEQIQVPEVRLVGPEGEQLGVVKTSEALQNARAQDLDLVEVAPMAVPPVCRIMDFGKFKYITSKREQEARKKQTVIQVKEIKVRPKTEEHDLNTKLKHIRRFLEEGDKVKVTVRFRGRELAYASQSGFEVLKHIVEAIADIAKVESAPKMEGKTMMAIVSPTVHKKKPVGGGEKPQATTASPKAAPTAAPTAANAPPAQKREG, from the coding sequence ATCGCCAAGGAATCCAGAATCAACGAGCAGATCCAGGTACCGGAAGTCCGACTCGTGGGCCCGGAAGGGGAGCAGTTGGGTGTCGTGAAAACGTCGGAGGCGCTTCAGAACGCGAGGGCCCAGGACCTCGACCTTGTCGAAGTGGCCCCCATGGCCGTACCTCCGGTTTGCCGGATCATGGATTTCGGCAAGTTCAAGTACATCACGAGCAAGCGGGAGCAGGAGGCGAGGAAGAAGCAGACCGTCATCCAGGTCAAGGAGATCAAGGTCCGGCCCAAGACGGAAGAGCACGACCTGAACACGAAGCTCAAACATATCCGCCGCTTCCTCGAGGAGGGCGACAAGGTCAAGGTGACCGTCCGGTTCCGCGGGCGGGAACTCGCCTACGCCTCTCAGAGCGGCTTCGAGGTCCTTAAGCACATCGTGGAAGCGATCGCCGACATCGCGAAGGTGGAGTCGGCCCCGAAAATGGAAGGGAAGACGATGATGGCCATCGTCTCCCCGACGGTACACAAGAAGAAGCCCGTCGGCGGCGGCGAAAAGCCGCAGGCGACTACGGCTTCGCCGAAGGCTGCACCAACTGCTGCGCCAACCGCGGCGAACGC
- the thrS gene encoding threonine--tRNA ligase has translation MTLFELARKEGKAKVAIAARVDGVVKDLSSTLPDGAQVEWVLPSDADGVEILRHSTAHVMAAAVKELFPGALITIGPAIENGFYYDFDVETPFTPEDLVRIEERMREIVKADRPFVREEATKEQARALFPGEPYKEELLADIPDSTVSLYRMGNFLDLCRGPHVPGTGRIGAFHLMNTAGAYWRGDSKNRMLTRIYGVAFASKKDLDEHLRILEEIKKRDHRKIGRELDLFSVTDDIGPGLILWHPKGSVVRRVMEDFWRDEHAKAGYDLVFSPHIARLDLWRISGHTDFYRQAMFSPIDIEGQEYQLKPMNCPFHIQIYKSRMRSYRDLPIRYAELGTVYRYEPSGTLHGLLRVRGFTQDDAHLFLRPDQLDEEIFTLLDFTLFVLRSFGFERYDVYLSTRPEKYAGELDQWELAETALRKALERKGLPFEVDPGEGVFYGPKIDIKIKDMLGRSWQCSTIQVDFNNPERFDATYVADDGTPRRAIMIHRALMGSLERFFGVLVEHYAGAFPVWLAPVQADVVPVTEKQNAFAGEVVARLRAGGFRAEGDYRNEKLGYKIRESQVNKVPYALVVGEREAEAQMVSPRRRGGEQLPPMPIEAFIERLRGEAVNRTE, from the coding sequence ATGACGCTTTTCGAGCTGGCCAGGAAAGAAGGGAAGGCGAAGGTCGCGATCGCCGCCAGGGTGGACGGCGTGGTGAAGGACCTCTCGAGCACGCTTCCCGACGGGGCGCAGGTGGAATGGGTCCTTCCGTCCGATGCGGACGGCGTGGAGATCCTCCGCCACAGCACGGCGCACGTCATGGCCGCCGCCGTCAAGGAACTCTTCCCTGGGGCGCTGATCACGATCGGTCCTGCCATCGAAAACGGGTTCTATTACGACTTCGACGTCGAGACGCCGTTCACCCCCGAGGACCTCGTTCGGATCGAGGAGCGGATGCGGGAGATCGTCAAGGCCGATCGTCCGTTCGTCCGTGAAGAGGCGACGAAGGAACAGGCGCGCGCCTTGTTCCCCGGGGAGCCGTACAAGGAGGAGTTGCTCGCCGACATCCCCGACTCGACCGTTTCCCTCTACCGGATGGGAAACTTCCTCGACCTGTGCCGGGGACCCCACGTGCCGGGGACGGGGCGGATCGGTGCGTTCCATCTCATGAACACCGCCGGGGCGTACTGGCGCGGCGATTCGAAGAACCGGATGCTCACGCGGATCTACGGGGTCGCCTTCGCCTCGAAAAAAGATCTCGACGAGCACCTGCGGATCCTCGAGGAGATCAAGAAGCGCGACCATCGGAAGATCGGCAGGGAGCTCGACCTGTTCAGCGTGACGGACGACATCGGGCCGGGGCTGATCCTGTGGCACCCGAAGGGATCGGTCGTCCGCCGGGTCATGGAGGATTTCTGGCGGGACGAGCACGCGAAGGCCGGGTACGACCTGGTCTTTTCGCCGCACATCGCGCGCCTCGACCTTTGGCGGATCAGCGGCCATACGGATTTCTACCGGCAGGCGATGTTCTCCCCGATCGACATCGAGGGGCAGGAATACCAGCTGAAGCCGATGAACTGCCCGTTCCACATCCAGATCTACAAATCGCGCATGCGGTCGTACCGCGATCTTCCGATCCGATACGCGGAACTGGGCACGGTGTATCGGTACGAGCCGTCCGGGACGCTGCACGGGCTGCTCCGCGTGCGGGGGTTCACCCAGGACGATGCGCACCTGTTCCTGCGCCCGGACCAGTTGGACGAGGAGATCTTCACCCTTCTCGACTTCACGCTCTTCGTGCTGCGATCGTTCGGGTTCGAGCGGTACGACGTCTACCTTTCCACCCGCCCGGAGAAATACGCCGGGGAGCTTGACCAGTGGGAACTCGCCGAGACCGCGCTGCGGAAGGCACTCGAGCGGAAGGGCCTTCCCTTCGAGGTCGATCCGGGGGAAGGCGTATTCTACGGGCCGAAGATCGACATCAAGATCAAGGACATGCTCGGGCGATCCTGGCAATGCTCCACGATCCAGGTCGATTTCAACAACCCCGAGCGATTCGACGCGACGTATGTCGCGGACGACGGCACCCCGCGGCGCGCGATCATGATCCACCGCGCCCTGATGGGTTCGCTGGAGCGGTTCTTCGGCGTCCTGGTGGAGCATTACGCGGGAGCCTTCCCGGTATGGCTCGCACCGGTGCAGGCCGATGTCGTCCCGGTGACGGAGAAGCAGAACGCGTTCGCGGGGGAGGTCGTCGCGAGGCTTCGCGCCGGCGGGTTCCGCGCGGAGGGCGATTACCGCAATGAGAAGCTGGGATACAAGATCCGCGAATCCCAGGTAAACAAGGTTCCATACGCGCTCGTCGTGGGCGAGCGCGAGGCGGAAGCGCAAATGGTCTCCCCGCGCCGGCGTGGAGGGGAGCAGCTGCCCCCCATGCCGATCGAGGCGTTCATCGAACGCCTTCGCGGGGAAGCGGTCAACCGGACGGAGTAA
- a CDS encoding DUF512 domain-containing protein: MREVAGEGSSWIGVGVESVSQGSPAARAGIVRGDRILSVSGRPVEDLLDLHFLTSRNRFTLAWRDASGAERTGRFRLGGEAPGISPEPIRVRRCRNRCMFCFVHQLPKGLRRTLYVKDEDVRLSFLHGQYVTFSDLSEAEAEKIVRYRLSPLYVSIHTTDPDLRRRMLGNPRAADVMRVMRRLIRAGIVLHGQIVVCPGINDGAELERSLRELSGLRPGLRTVAVVPVGLTSHRAGLPPLRPVTRGQARETLDLLRALGRGPGKSADGEPFAVAADEYYLLAGRDVPGRRSYGSFAQIENGVGLVRRFLDEAASLFRRNRWPEGASGGTVVTGRSASRLVAGFLGEFSSRAGTRFAPAAVVNHLMGESVTVTGLLGGNDIASAVRGKVRGTLYIPSVTLRDAGDLFLDGLSPEEVSRRTGAPVVLFEPTPRGFLDAVYSRNRPEYH, from the coding sequence ATGCGTGAGGTCGCAGGGGAGGGGTCGTCATGGATCGGCGTCGGCGTCGAGTCCGTGTCGCAGGGATCTCCCGCCGCGCGGGCCGGGATCGTCCGCGGGGACCGGATTCTCTCCGTGTCCGGGCGGCCGGTGGAGGACCTTCTCGATCTCCATTTCCTCACTTCGAGGAACCGCTTCACCCTCGCGTGGCGGGACGCTTCGGGGGCGGAGCGAACCGGGCGGTTTCGCCTCGGGGGGGAGGCCCCGGGAATATCGCCGGAGCCGATCCGCGTCCGGCGTTGCCGCAACCGTTGCATGTTCTGCTTCGTCCACCAGTTGCCGAAGGGGCTTCGGCGCACCCTTTACGTGAAGGACGAGGATGTACGCCTCTCCTTCCTGCACGGGCAATACGTCACCTTTTCGGACCTTTCCGAAGCGGAGGCGGAGAAAATCGTCCGTTACCGTCTTTCGCCGCTGTACGTATCGATCCACACGACCGACCCGGACCTGCGTCGGCGGATGCTGGGGAACCCGCGGGCGGCCGACGTGATGCGCGTGATGCGGCGTCTGATCCGCGCCGGCATCGTCCTCCACGGGCAGATCGTCGTCTGCCCCGGCATCAACGACGGCGCGGAGCTCGAACGGAGCCTCCGGGAACTCTCCGGCCTGCGTCCCGGGCTTCGAACGGTGGCGGTGGTCCCGGTGGGGCTCACGTCCCATCGGGCCGGACTGCCGCCGTTGCGCCCGGTCACCCGAGGCCAGGCGCGGGAGACGCTCGACCTGCTGCGTGCGCTGGGCAGGGGACCCGGGAAAAGCGCGGACGGGGAGCCGTTCGCGGTCGCCGCCGACGAATATTACCTGTTGGCGGGACGGGATGTTCCCGGCCGCAGGTCGTACGGATCGTTCGCGCAGATCGAAAACGGCGTGGGGCTGGTCCGGCGGTTCCTGGACGAGGCGGCCTCCCTGTTCCGGAGGAATCGGTGGCCGGAAGGCGCCTCCGGGGGGACCGTCGTGACGGGCCGTTCCGCATCGCGCCTTGTCGCCGGTTTCCTTGGGGAATTCTCTTCCCGCGCGGGGACGCGGTTCGCTCCGGCGGCGGTCGTCAACCACCTGATGGGGGAAAGCGTTACCGTGACCGGACTGCTCGGCGGAAACGACATCGCGTCCGCCGTCCGGGGGAAGGTCCGCGGAACGCTGTACATCCCTTCCGTCACCCTTCGGGATGCGGGGGACCTGTTCCTGGACGGGCTCTCCCCGGAGGAGGTCTCCCGGCGGACCGGCGCTCCGGTCGTTCTCTTCGAGCCGACGCCCAGGGGGTTCCTCGACGCCGTCTATTCACGGAACCGACCGGAATATCATTGA
- a CDS encoding CDP-alcohol phosphatidyltransferase family protein, translating to MVPPSARDRFDEARLINFANGLTAARVLLVPYFAYLLISGRGKAALLVFAVCGVTDALDGLLARWLRQRTLVGALLDPIADKLLMATAFIVLSYVHIVPLRLAVMVISRDIFIIVGSFLYLLLLDTSDIRPTALSKANTAVQILTVIYFLAVAAFPAEAMALEAGSRSLPSRAVTMLCASTTVISGLQYLYIGIRKLSDA from the coding sequence ATGGTTCCACCGTCCGCAAGAGATCGGTTCGACGAAGCCCGCCTGATCAACTTCGCCAACGGGCTGACGGCGGCGCGGGTCCTCCTGGTCCCGTACTTCGCCTACCTGCTGATCTCCGGCAGGGGGAAGGCGGCGCTGCTGGTGTTCGCCGTCTGCGGGGTGACCGACGCTCTCGACGGCCTGCTGGCCCGATGGCTGCGGCAGCGGACGCTGGTCGGGGCGCTCCTCGACCCGATCGCCGACAAGCTGCTGATGGCGACCGCCTTCATCGTCCTCTCCTATGTCCACATCGTCCCCCTGCGGCTCGCCGTAATGGTGATCAGCCGGGACATCTTCATCATCGTCGGGAGCTTCCTCTATCTCCTCCTGCTCGATACGAGCGACATCCGGCCGACGGCGCTCAGCAAGGCGAACACGGCCGTCCAGATCCTGACGGTCATCTACTTCCTCGCGGTTGCGGCTTTCCCCGCGGAGGCGATGGCGCTGGAGGCGGGATCTCGGTCCCTTCCGTCCCGGGCCGTGACGATGCTGTGCGCTTCCACGACGGTCATCTCCGGGCTCCAGTACCTGTATATCGGCATCCGTAAGCTTTCCGATGCGTGA
- the hflX gene encoding GTPase HflX has product MIKESRKERALLVYAHRKRVRGPAAVLHVAEVMEELKDLVLAAGASVAASHVQSVDSENPATIVGKGTLVRLKEEIETLGANLVVFQNLLKPKQQALLEEELDVKTLDRREVILDIFARRARTREGKLQVELAQLSFRLGRLAGGRKELSRLGGGIGTRGPGEKKLEEDRRRIRTQIRQLERELATVRRTRSLHYQRRREVGFPVVALVGYTNAGKSTLFNRLTGADVFVADQLFATLDPTARKIHLPGGREAILVDTVGFIHDLPAELRQAFLATLEGIGEADLLLHVVDGSSDTMESNVASVNEILGELSFREKPVILLMNKRDLCLPGSPPQEGALSISAKSGEGIPELLTQVERELWFHRPQEIGSTKPA; this is encoded by the coding sequence ATGATCAAGGAATCGCGCAAGGAACGCGCCCTCCTCGTCTACGCCCACCGGAAGCGGGTCCGGGGGCCGGCGGCGGTGCTTCACGTCGCCGAGGTGATGGAGGAGCTGAAGGATCTCGTCCTGGCGGCGGGAGCGTCCGTTGCGGCGTCCCACGTGCAGAGCGTCGATTCGGAGAACCCGGCCACGATCGTCGGTAAGGGGACCCTCGTTCGCCTGAAGGAGGAGATCGAAACGCTGGGGGCGAACCTGGTGGTCTTCCAGAACCTTCTCAAGCCGAAGCAGCAGGCTCTCCTCGAGGAGGAACTCGACGTGAAGACCCTCGACCGGCGGGAGGTCATCCTCGACATCTTCGCCCGCCGGGCGCGCACCCGTGAGGGAAAGCTCCAGGTCGAGCTCGCGCAGTTGTCGTTCCGGCTGGGGCGGCTCGCGGGGGGGCGGAAGGAGTTGTCGCGCCTCGGCGGCGGGATCGGCACCCGGGGACCGGGCGAGAAGAAGCTCGAGGAGGATCGCCGCCGCATCCGCACGCAGATCCGGCAGCTCGAACGCGAGCTGGCCACCGTGCGCAGGACGCGTTCGCTTCATTACCAGAGGCGCCGGGAAGTCGGGTTCCCGGTGGTCGCCCTGGTCGGGTACACCAATGCGGGGAAATCGACCCTCTTCAACCGGCTCACCGGGGCGGACGTCTTCGTGGCGGACCAGCTCTTTGCGACGCTGGATCCCACCGCCCGGAAAATCCATCTTCCCGGGGGCAGGGAGGCGATCCTCGTCGACACGGTGGGATTCATCCACGATCTTCCGGCCGAGCTGCGGCAAGCGTTCCTCGCGACCCTCGAGGGGATCGGGGAGGCGGACCTCCTCCTTCACGTAGTCGACGGAAGCTCCGACACGATGGAGAGCAACGTCGCGTCCGTGAACGAGATCCTCGGGGAATTGTCGTTTCGCGAGAAGCCGGTCATCCTCCTGATGAACAAGCGCGACCTTTGCCTCCCCGGTTCGCCCCCGCAGGAAGGGGCGCTGTCGATATCCGCGAAGTCGGGGGAGGGGATTCCGGAGTTGCTGACCCAGGTCGAAAGGGAGCTATGGTTCCACCGTCCGCAAGAGATCGGTTCGACGAAGCCCGCCTGA
- the dnaE gene encoding DNA polymerase III subunit alpha, with amino-acid sequence MKSFVHLHLHSEYSLLDGTIQFKPLIARAKKLSMPAVAVTDHGGMMGTIEFYEEALKGGVKPIIGTEMYVAPGSRMERKVAPTGEYAYHLILLAENGTGYRNLLRLSSLAHTEGFYYKPRVDKELLRKYSEGLIATSACLQGEVPFAMGTEGEAKALEVLEEYKSIFPDGRFYLEIQDNGLPDQAKMNPLLIALARRTGTPLVATNDCHYLNPGDDKLQEILLCLQTGKTISDPTRMRFGSDQFYVKTAEEFERAFGHVAPDALANTLAIAERCNVKIELGVNMIPEVPLPPGVTADGKLREMAVAGLERRLEERSSREGPMPEALVGEYRNRLAYELSVIAKTGFASYFLIVADFIGWAKDERIPVGPGRGSAAGSLVAFCVRITEVDPIRYKLLFERFLNPERVSIPDIDCDFCKNRREEVIAYVQRKYGKENVAQLITFGTWKPRGAVRDVGRVLEMPYAEVDRIAKMIPPDLKMTVENALKAEPRFREMIDANPKIADLFRFAGEIEGRSRHAGTHASAVVIANRPITDFSPLYRQATGEITTQYGMDPTARVGLVKFDFLGLRTLTAIDDTLKLLKELRGIEIDPNALELTDPETYEVLGRGDTVGVFQAESPGFTKLVKNLKPDQFNHLIDMVALHRPGPLQSGMADDFVERRHGRRKAEFLLPQLKEILGDTYGVIVYQEQVMEIAKALAGFTLGEADVLRKAMGKKDDALMERQKVHFLDGAKKNGIPDAKAAAIFDLMAQFGGYGFNKSHSAAYALLAYQTAYLKAHYPVEYFSALMTSESGDTDKIIRYIGYCREKGIPILPPDVNESRYAFFPSDRSIRFGLSAIKGLGASAIDAIIEARTENPFRSVGDLLSRVDLRKVNKRAVESLIKSGALDSLDPDRGKIFGDLPSLLEEAQAEVRRRESGQFALFGEASGGTPRKRERKGEAPAPSWTRRDRLTFEKETLGFYITGHPMDSFAGEIALYANTTTGKLHALKPDAEIRIGGLVTGLKEKVTRRGEKMATWTLEDLEGTVEVVVFPKTLPESRETLASPEPVFLVGKLKFEEQGIKIHADEVFRMENVRERLAKSVHFHLLLDRMNPGDIADLRQTILRNAGDKKGFLHAIRSGEFDAVISLPDGCGVAPSLELARELRGRFGYDVLRLHG; translated from the coding sequence ATGAAGAGCTTCGTCCACCTCCATCTCCATTCGGAATACAGCCTCCTCGACGGGACGATCCAGTTCAAGCCGCTGATCGCGCGCGCGAAGAAGCTTTCGATGCCCGCCGTCGCCGTCACCGATCACGGCGGCATGATGGGGACGATCGAATTCTACGAGGAAGCGCTGAAGGGCGGCGTGAAGCCGATCATCGGGACGGAGATGTACGTCGCCCCGGGATCCCGAATGGAGCGGAAAGTCGCTCCGACCGGCGAATACGCCTACCACCTGATCCTGCTGGCCGAAAACGGGACCGGGTATCGGAACCTGCTTCGGCTCTCCTCGCTTGCCCACACGGAAGGCTTCTACTACAAGCCGAGGGTCGACAAGGAGCTGCTGAGGAAATATTCGGAGGGGCTGATCGCCACGTCGGCGTGCCTGCAAGGCGAGGTCCCGTTCGCGATGGGAACCGAGGGCGAGGCGAAGGCCCTCGAGGTGCTGGAAGAGTACAAGTCGATCTTCCCCGACGGGCGATTCTACCTCGAGATCCAGGACAACGGGCTTCCTGACCAGGCGAAGATGAACCCGCTCCTGATCGCACTGGCGCGGCGGACCGGGACCCCGCTGGTCGCGACGAACGACTGCCATTATCTCAATCCCGGGGACGACAAGCTCCAGGAGATCCTTCTCTGCCTGCAGACGGGGAAGACGATCTCCGATCCGACCCGGATGCGGTTCGGCTCGGACCAGTTCTACGTGAAGACCGCCGAGGAGTTCGAGCGGGCGTTCGGGCACGTCGCCCCCGACGCGCTCGCCAACACGCTGGCGATCGCCGAGCGGTGCAACGTGAAGATCGAGCTCGGGGTGAACATGATCCCCGAGGTTCCCCTGCCCCCGGGCGTCACCGCGGACGGGAAGCTGCGGGAGATGGCGGTCGCGGGTCTCGAGCGCCGGCTGGAGGAGCGGTCGAGCCGGGAAGGGCCGATGCCGGAGGCGCTCGTCGGGGAATATCGAAACCGCCTCGCGTACGAGCTCTCCGTCATCGCGAAGACCGGGTTCGCGAGCTACTTCCTGATCGTCGCCGACTTCATCGGATGGGCGAAGGACGAACGGATCCCGGTGGGGCCGGGCCGCGGCAGCGCGGCGGGGAGCCTGGTCGCGTTCTGCGTCCGGATCACCGAGGTCGATCCGATCCGGTACAAGCTCCTCTTCGAGCGGTTCCTGAACCCCGAGCGGGTGAGCATCCCCGACATCGACTGCGACTTCTGCAAGAACCGGCGCGAGGAAGTGATCGCGTACGTCCAGCGCAAGTACGGGAAGGAGAACGTCGCACAGCTCATCACGTTCGGGACCTGGAAGCCCAGGGGCGCCGTACGCGACGTCGGAAGGGTCCTCGAGATGCCGTACGCCGAGGTCGACCGGATCGCCAAGATGATCCCGCCGGACCTCAAGATGACGGTCGAGAATGCGCTGAAGGCGGAGCCGCGTTTCCGGGAAATGATCGACGCGAACCCGAAGATCGCGGACCTCTTCCGCTTCGCGGGGGAGATCGAGGGACGCAGCAGGCACGCCGGGACCCACGCCTCGGCGGTGGTGATCGCCAACCGGCCGATCACGGACTTTTCTCCCCTGTACCGGCAAGCCACCGGCGAGATCACGACGCAGTACGGGATGGACCCGACCGCGCGGGTGGGGCTCGTCAAGTTCGACTTCCTCGGCTTGCGCACGCTCACCGCCATCGACGACACGCTGAAACTTCTGAAGGAACTCCGGGGGATCGAGATCGATCCGAACGCCCTGGAGCTTACCGACCCGGAAACGTACGAGGTGCTGGGGCGCGGCGACACGGTGGGGGTCTTCCAGGCGGAGAGCCCGGGGTTCACCAAGCTCGTCAAGAACCTGAAGCCTGACCAGTTCAACCACCTGATCGACATGGTCGCGCTGCACCGCCCCGGCCCCCTCCAGAGCGGAATGGCGGATGATTTCGTGGAACGGCGGCACGGGAGGCGGAAGGCGGAGTTCCTCCTTCCCCAGCTGAAGGAGATCCTCGGGGACACGTACGGCGTCATCGTCTACCAGGAGCAGGTGATGGAGATCGCCAAGGCGCTGGCCGGTTTCACGCTGGGCGAGGCCGACGTACTCCGGAAGGCGATGGGGAAAAAGGACGACGCCCTGATGGAGCGGCAGAAGGTCCACTTCCTGGACGGGGCGAAGAAGAACGGAATCCCCGATGCGAAGGCGGCCGCGATCTTCGACCTGATGGCGCAGTTCGGCGGGTACGGCTTCAACAAGTCCCACAGCGCCGCATACGCCCTGCTGGCGTACCAGACCGCGTACCTGAAGGCGCATTACCCCGTGGAGTATTTCAGCGCCCTGATGACCTCCGAGTCCGGGGACACGGACAAGATCATCCGGTACATCGGGTATTGCCGGGAGAAGGGGATCCCGATCCTGCCGCCGGACGTGAACGAATCGCGCTACGCCTTCTTCCCCTCCGACCGGTCGATCCGCTTCGGACTTTCCGCGATCAAGGGACTCGGGGCCTCCGCGATCGACGCCATCATCGAGGCCCGCACGGAGAACCCCTTCCGCTCCGTCGGCGACCTCCTGTCCCGGGTCGACCTGCGGAAGGTGAACAAGCGTGCGGTGGAGAGCCTGATCAAATCCGGAGCGCTCGACTCCCTCGACCCGGATCGCGGCAAGATCTTCGGGGACCTTCCCTCCCTGCTCGAGGAGGCGCAGGCGGAGGTCCGGAGGCGCGAGTCCGGGCAGTTCGCGCTCTTCGGGGAAGCGTCCGGGGGAACGCCCCGGAAACGGGAACGGAAAGGGGAAGCCCCGGCGCCTTCGTGGACCCGCCGGGACCGGCTCACCTTCGAGAAGGAGACGCTGGGCTTCTACATCACCGGACATCCGATGGACTCGTTCGCCGGGGAGATCGCCCTGTACGCGAATACGACCACCGGAAAGCTTCACGCATTGAAGCCCGACGCGGAGATCCGGATCGGCGGCCTCGTCACCGGACTGAAGGAAAAGGTGACCCGGCGGGGGGAGAAGATGGCCACCTGGACCCTGGAGGATCTCGAGGGGACGGTGGAGGTCGTCGTTTTCCCGAAAACGCTCCCGGAAAGCCGCGAAACCCTGGCAAGCCCCGAGCCGGTCTTCCTCGTCGGCAAATTGAAATTCGAGGAACAGGGGATCAAGATCCACGCCGACGAGGTCTTCCGGATGGAGAACGTCCGCGAGCGGCTTGCGAAATCGGTGCATTTCCACCTCCTCCTGGACCGGATGAATCCCGGGGACATCGCCGATCTTCGGCAGACGATCCTCCGCAACGCGGGGGACAAGAAGGGGTTCCTCCACGCGATCCGTTCCGGGGAGTTCGACGCGGTGATCTCCCTGCCCGACGGATGCGGCGTGGCTCCCTCCCTGGAGCTGGCGCGAGAGCTTCGCGGCCGCTTCGGCTACGACGTCCTGCGTCTTCACGGATGA
- the guaA gene encoding glutamine-hydrolyzing GMP synthase, with amino-acid sequence MSGKILILDFGSQYTMLIARRVREQRVYSEIHPFNVGAEFVREFAPAGIILSGGPSSVYDADAPRIPREVLELGIPVLGICYGMQLIADLLGGKVGRSEDREYGVAAIRGQWGSPLFLGIEEFRHDMEIPVWMSHGDRIDELPKGFTSIARSESSPVAAMSNHEGTIFGVQFHPEVVHTPRGTEILANFLFRVCGLSADWTMHSFVESSVKKIREKTGTEAVVLGLSGGVDSSVAAVLLHKAIGDRLTCIFVDNGLLRGGEAEEVVRTFRDAIGLRLDFVDASARFLDALAGVEDPERKRKIIGELFIRVFEEEAGKIPGVGFLAQGTLYPDVIESVSFKGPSAVIKSHHNVGGLPERMNLKLVEPLRELFKDEVRELGRELGVPSRVLERQPFPGPGLAVRIIGPVTEERLRILREADAIVDAEIRAAGLYESIWQSFAVLLPIKTVGVMGDFRTYENVAAVRAVHSQDGMTADWVRLPYDVLQRISTRIINEVKGINRVAYDISSKPPGTIEWE; translated from the coding sequence TTGAGCGGGAAGATCCTCATACTCGATTTCGGATCGCAGTACACGATGCTGATCGCGCGGCGCGTGCGGGAGCAGCGCGTCTACAGCGAGATCCACCCCTTCAACGTGGGGGCGGAGTTCGTGCGGGAATTCGCGCCGGCGGGGATCATCCTCTCCGGCGGGCCGTCCAGCGTCTACGACGCGGATGCGCCCCGGATCCCCCGGGAGGTGCTCGAACTGGGGATCCCCGTCCTGGGGATCTGCTACGGGATGCAGCTGATCGCGGACCTTCTGGGCGGCAAGGTCGGCCGGTCGGAGGACCGGGAGTACGGGGTCGCCGCCATCCGCGGGCAATGGGGGAGCCCCCTCTTCCTCGGGATCGAGGAGTTCCGCCACGACATGGAGATCCCGGTCTGGATGAGCCACGGGGACCGGATCGACGAACTGCCGAAGGGGTTCACCTCCATCGCGCGGTCGGAGAGCTCGCCGGTGGCGGCGATGTCGAACCACGAGGGGACGATCTTCGGCGTGCAGTTCCACCCCGAGGTCGTCCACACTCCGCGGGGTACGGAGATCCTCGCCAACTTCCTGTTCCGCGTCTGCGGGCTTTCCGCGGACTGGACGATGCACTCCTTCGTCGAGAGCAGCGTGAAGAAGATCCGCGAGAAGACGGGGACGGAGGCGGTCGTCCTCGGGCTCTCCGGGGGGGTCGACTCGTCCGTCGCGGCGGTGCTCCTGCACAAGGCGATCGGCGACCGTCTCACCTGCATCTTCGTCGACAACGGGCTGCTGCGCGGCGGGGAGGCGGAGGAGGTCGTCCGCACCTTCCGCGACGCGATCGGGCTGCGGCTCGATTTCGTCGACGCTTCCGCTCGCTTCCTCGATGCGCTCGCCGGCGTGGAAGATCCGGAGCGGAAACGGAAGATCATCGGGGAGCTCTTCATTCGCGTCTTCGAGGAGGAGGCCGGGAAGATCCCGGGCGTCGGCTTTCTCGCGCAGGGGACCCTCTACCCGGACGTGATCGAGAGCGTGTCGTTCAAGGGGCCCTCCGCCGTCATCAAGTCCCACCACAACGTGGGCGGCCTGCCGGAACGCATGAACCTCAAGCTCGTCGAGCCGCTGCGCGAACTGTTCAAGGACGAGGTCCGCGAACTGGGGCGCGAGCTCGGAGTGCCGTCACGCGTCCTCGAGCGGCAGCCGTTTCCCGGGCCGGGCCTCGCGGTCCGGATCATCGGGCCGGTCACCGAAGAGCGGCTGCGGATCCTGCGCGAGGCCGACGCGATCGTCGACGCGGAGATCCGGGCGGCGGGGCTCTACGAGTCGATCTGGCAGTCGTTCGCCGTCCTCCTGCCGATCAAGACGGTCGGCGTGATGGGGGATTTCCGGACCTATGAAAACGTCGCCGCCGTTCGGGCCGTCCACAGCCAGGACGGGATGACCGCCGACTGGGTCCGGCTTCCGTACGACGTGCTGCAGCGGATTTCCACCCGGATCATCAACGAGGTGAAGGGGATCAACCGCGTCGCGTACGACATCTCTTCGAAGCCCCCGGGCACCATCGAGTGGGAATGA